In one Nostoc sp. KVJ3 genomic region, the following are encoded:
- the hppD gene encoding 4-hydroxyphenylpyruvate dioxygenase → MKIDHVHFYVENAKVWRDWFVYHLGFQPVADRVSSFHTCTEVVKSGAVCFFLSSPLLPTSPVAEFLRQYPPGVADVAFAVGDVEAAIALAQKHGATILQPIQERQIGTAFLKCGKIAAWGGLTHTLIERSFVNNHPSLVFDKGQMTNDNTFTAIDHVVLNVAVGELENAVTWYENILDFQPQQAFKIKTNRSALHSQVMISHNGSVQLPINEPASKNSQIQEFLDVNRGPGIQHIALRTTNLVSAIAKFRASGLSLLSVPQSYYTQLKQRPGLPLSILELEAIAQQEILVDWQEYTPLDGGHTAPLLLQIFTQPIFEQPTFFFEFIERRFQAKGFGEGNFRALFEAIESEQIKRGTLQ, encoded by the coding sequence ATGAAAATTGATCACGTTCATTTCTATGTAGAAAACGCCAAAGTATGGCGGGATTGGTTTGTGTACCATCTTGGTTTTCAACCAGTAGCCGATCGCGTCAGTTCGTTTCACACTTGTACAGAAGTGGTGAAAAGTGGTGCTGTCTGCTTTTTTCTATCTTCACCACTGTTACCCACAAGTCCAGTAGCGGAGTTTTTGCGTCAATATCCACCTGGTGTAGCAGATGTCGCTTTTGCTGTGGGAGATGTGGAAGCTGCGATCGCACTTGCCCAAAAACACGGTGCGACAATCCTCCAACCCATCCAGGAACGCCAGATAGGTACGGCATTCCTCAAGTGTGGCAAAATTGCCGCCTGGGGTGGACTGACTCATACATTAATAGAAAGGTCATTTGTCAATAATCATCCGTCATTGGTTTTTGATAAAGGACAAATGACAAATGACAACACTTTTACCGCCATAGATCACGTAGTGTTAAATGTGGCAGTTGGTGAATTGGAAAATGCCGTCACTTGGTACGAAAATATCTTAGATTTTCAACCCCAGCAAGCTTTTAAAATTAAAACCAATCGTTCTGCTTTACACAGCCAGGTGATGATTTCGCACAATGGCAGCGTCCAACTGCCAATTAATGAACCAGCTTCCAAAAATTCCCAAATTCAGGAATTTTTAGATGTCAATCGGGGGCCAGGAATTCAACATATTGCCTTGCGGACGACGAATCTTGTCAGTGCGATCGCTAAATTTCGTGCCAGTGGTTTATCTTTACTCTCTGTTCCTCAAAGCTATTACACGCAGCTTAAACAGCGTCCAGGCTTGCCTCTATCAATTTTAGAACTGGAAGCGATCGCGCAACAAGAAATTCTCGTAGACTGGCAAGAATATACTCCTTTAGATGGAGGACACACTGCGCCTTTATTACTACAAATTTTTACCCAGCCCATTTTTGAACAGCCGACATTTTTCTTTGAATTTATTGAGCGTCGTTTCCAAGCTAAAGGTTTTGGCGAAGGTAACTTTCGCGCCTTATTTGAAGCCATTGAAAGCGAACAAATCAAACGCGGTACTCTGCAATGA
- a CDS encoding SDR family oxidoreductase — protein MQDKVVVVVGATGGIGSALIHKLAPTGVRLVLAARDADRLTTLADDLPGQVLSVSTDITDPQQVDTLIKKTVAEFGQIDILVNAAGAGILKPYNSLEPADLDKMLDVNLKGSFYTTQAAAKEMQKRKSGHICNVVGILGKHSMGMAAAYSASKFGVVGFSKCIAEELKRFGIKFTLFYFGGVDSPFWDNVNLKVDRKKMLSPETAANAIFYALSAEPQAVPMEINIQPDSHLFF, from the coding sequence ATGCAGGATAAAGTCGTTGTTGTTGTCGGTGCTACTGGTGGTATTGGTTCAGCATTAATACACAAACTTGCACCTACCGGAGTCCGGTTGGTATTGGCTGCAAGAGATGCAGATCGTTTAACAACATTGGCAGATGATTTACCAGGACAAGTTTTGAGCGTTTCTACCGATATTACCGATCCCCAACAAGTAGATACTTTGATCAAAAAAACTGTCGCTGAGTTTGGTCAAATCGATATTTTGGTGAATGCAGCCGGTGCCGGTATACTCAAGCCCTACAACAGCTTGGAACCGGCTGATTTAGACAAAATGCTAGATGTCAACTTGAAAGGCAGTTTTTACACTACTCAGGCGGCTGCTAAAGAGATGCAAAAGCGCAAATCTGGCCATATCTGTAATGTGGTAGGAATTTTGGGTAAGCATTCGATGGGGATGGCTGCGGCTTATTCTGCTTCTAAGTTTGGTGTTGTCGGTTTTAGCAAGTGTATAGCAGAGGAACTCAAGCGTTTTGGTATCAAGTTCACGCTATTCTACTTTGGTGGGGTAGATTCTCCTTTCTGGGATAATGTCAACCTAAAAGTAGACCGGAAAAAAATGCTCAGTCCTGAAACTGCTGCCAATGCGATTTTCTATGCTCTTTCTGCCGAACCGCAAGCTGTGCCAATGGAAATTAACATTCAACCCGATAGTCATCTATTTTTTTAA
- the pstB gene encoding phosphate ABC transporter ATP-binding protein PstB gives MSKLIPAIRVKNFSFYYDTQKIVEGVSMDIYQNQVTAIIGSSGCGKSTFLKSLNRMSELEAEVKVEGRVEFFGQSIYERRVNINRLRRQVSMVFPKPNLFPMSVYDNVAYGVKLVGWHPKVELDGIVESAIKAADLWDEVKNKLHKSALELSGGQQQRLCIARALAVKPNVLLMDEPCSGLDPMGSMKIEHLIHNLRSELTIVIVTHNMQQVTRLSDYTAFFYSNENRITQMAEFGTTNKIFTNPVDSRTRDYIFARVS, from the coding sequence ATGAGTAAACTAATTCCAGCTATCAGAGTCAAAAACTTCAGCTTCTATTACGACACTCAAAAGATAGTTGAAGGCGTGTCAATGGATATTTACCAAAACCAAGTCACGGCAATTATTGGTTCTAGTGGTTGTGGCAAGTCTACTTTTCTTAAATCGTTAAATCGCATGAGTGAATTAGAAGCAGAAGTAAAGGTTGAAGGGAGAGTAGAATTTTTTGGGCAGAGTATTTATGAGCGTCGTGTCAATATCAATCGGTTACGCCGCCAAGTTAGTATGGTTTTTCCCAAGCCAAACCTTTTTCCCATGAGCGTTTATGATAATGTTGCTTATGGGGTGAAATTAGTTGGATGGCATCCAAAAGTAGAATTAGATGGAATTGTTGAATCTGCCATCAAAGCTGCCGATCTTTGGGATGAAGTGAAAAATAAGCTGCATAAATCTGCTTTAGAGCTTTCAGGCGGTCAACAACAAAGATTATGCATTGCCCGTGCTTTAGCAGTTAAACCGAACGTTCTGTTGATGGATGAACCTTGTTCAGGTCTTGACCCTATGGGTAGCATGAAAATTGAGCATCTGATCCATAACTTGCGCTCTGAGTTAACAATTGTAATTGTTACTCACAATATGCAGCAAGTTACCCGCCTATCTGATTATACCGCTTTCTTTTATAGTAATGAAAATCGTATTACTCAAATGGCTGAATTTGGTACTACAAATAAAATCTTTACTAATCCCGTGGATTCTCGCACGCGCGACTACATTTTCGCCCGCGTCAGTTGA
- the pstB gene encoding phosphate ABC transporter ATP-binding protein PstB has protein sequence MSNLIPAIKVKNISFYYGTTKAIEGVSMDICQNQVTAIIGPSGCGKSTFIKVLNRISELEGPIKVEGDVEFFGQNIYASRVNINRLRRQIGMVFQKPNPFPMSIYENVAYGMRIAGRYSKFELDEIVESALKSAALWNEVKDKLDKSALGLSGGQQQRLCIARALAVKPKVLLMDEPCSALDPIATMKVEELLHSLRSELTIAIVTHNMQQAARVSDFTAFFSTDESRIGQMVEFGATEQIFNNPLDPRTRDYISGRFG, from the coding sequence ATGAGTAATCTAATTCCAGCTATCAAAGTTAAAAATATCAGTTTTTACTATGGCACAACAAAGGCGATCGAAGGGGTGTCAATGGATATTTGTCAGAATCAAGTAACCGCAATTATTGGCCCTAGTGGTTGTGGTAAATCTACCTTCATCAAAGTTCTTAATCGCATTAGCGAATTAGAAGGGCCTATAAAAGTTGAAGGAGATGTAGAATTTTTTGGTCAGAATATTTACGCTTCTCGTGTTAACATCAATCGGTTACGCCGCCAAATTGGTATGGTGTTCCAAAAACCGAATCCTTTTCCTATGAGCATTTATGAAAATGTTGCCTACGGTATGAGAATAGCAGGTAGGTATTCAAAATTTGAATTAGATGAAATTGTTGAATCTGCCCTCAAAAGTGCTGCTCTTTGGAATGAAGTGAAAGATAAGCTAGATAAATCAGCTTTAGGGCTTTCTGGTGGTCAACAACAAAGATTATGTATTGCCCGTGCCTTAGCAGTCAAGCCGAAAGTTCTGCTGATGGATGAGCCTTGTTCGGCTCTTGACCCCATTGCTACCATGAAAGTTGAAGAACTGCTCCATAGTTTGCGGTCTGAGTTGACAATTGCGATCGTTACCCACAATATGCAGCAAGCTGCTCGCGTTTCTGATTTTACAGCTTTCTTTAGCACTGATGAAAGTCGCATTGGTCAAATGGTTGAATTTGGTGCTACAGAGCAAATCTTTAACAACCCACTAGATCCCCGCACCCGCGACTATATTTCAGGGCGTTTCGGTTAG
- the pstA gene encoding phosphate ABC transporter permease PstA, protein MSDYIQSETDESLAAELCSPLPTKRVIFTYAMNAIAFSLTGLALIPLLSILWEILNRGISGLKSDMFVKAVIDNGFGNAILGTIIMVVIGAILSIPTGIMTGIFLAEFGQTSSIAGIVRFISSILTGVPSIVVGIFAYGIIVLLTKGFSAIAGGFALGVIMLPVIILTTEESLKLIPISQRLASSALGGTRFQTTLRIVVAAAIPGITTGILLAVARAAGETAPLIFTALFSLDWSEGLLSPTASLPVLIFNLYNDPDPQRNQLVWTTSIVLLSLILFVSILSRLVIRQRRIK, encoded by the coding sequence ATGAGTGATTACATCCAGTCAGAAACTGATGAATCTCTGGCGGCAGAATTATGCAGTCCTCTGCCAACAAAACGGGTAATATTTACTTATGCAATGAATGCGATCGCCTTTAGTTTGACAGGTCTAGCACTCATTCCTTTATTATCAATATTGTGGGAAATTCTGAATCGGGGAATATCTGGATTGAAATCAGATATGTTTGTCAAAGCAGTTATTGACAATGGCTTTGGCAATGCCATCCTGGGAACCATAATTATGGTAGTAATTGGGGCTATTTTAAGCATCCCTACCGGAATAATGACAGGAATTTTCTTGGCGGAATTTGGTCAAACTAGCTCAATCGCTGGAATTGTTCGTTTTATCAGCAGTATTTTGACAGGCGTACCTTCAATTGTTGTGGGCATATTCGCTTACGGTATAATTGTTTTGCTTACTAAAGGGTTTAGTGCGATCGCAGGTGGTTTTGCTTTAGGGGTGATTATGTTACCAGTGATTATACTGACAACAGAAGAATCCTTAAAACTTATTCCCATATCTCAACGCCTCGCCTCTTCTGCTTTAGGGGGAACTCGCTTTCAAACCACTCTTCGCATCGTTGTGGCTGCTGCAATTCCCGGAATTACTACAGGCATTTTATTAGCTGTAGCTCGTGCTGCTGGTGAAACAGCACCCTTAATTTTTACCGCATTATTTAGTCTAGATTGGTCAGAAGGATTATTAAGTCCAACAGCTTCCTTACCAGTATTAATTTTTAACCTTTATAATGACCCCGATCCGCAAAGAAACCAATTAGTATGGACTACTTCTATAGTTCTACTCAGCTTAATTTTATTTGTGAGTATTCTCTCTCGCTTAGTTATTAGACAAAGAAGAATAAAATAA
- the pstC gene encoding phosphate ABC transporter permease subunit PstC, which yields MANSSHHSNLGDENLDLTAIGDINIRFDQGFSRLVYFFAVITVAVLFVMSWVIFSEALPAIKHFGLGFLWGQDWDTGNKIFGALPYIYGTLVSSAIAILFAVPVGIAVALVTSENFLPASLRIILAFVVELIAAIPSVIIGLWAIFVFIPVLEPPQKWLGSTLKWIPLFNTQDPSGTNMLTAGIILAIMILPTMAAITRDVLMAIPKELRSASMALGGTRWETIFRVLLPSGFSGMVSAAMLALGRALGETMAVTMVIGNSAQISASLLDPAYTIPSVLANEFAEAEPGLHIGALSYLGLILFGLTLAVNIGAVLLVKWVGRKNK from the coding sequence ATGGCAAATTCATCACATCATTCAAATCTAGGCGATGAAAATCTCGATCTCACAGCTATTGGCGACATAAATATCCGGTTTGACCAAGGTTTTTCGCGGCTGGTATACTTTTTTGCCGTGATTACTGTTGCAGTCCTATTTGTGATGAGTTGGGTAATTTTCTCGGAAGCCCTACCAGCTATTAAGCACTTTGGATTGGGGTTTTTGTGGGGTCAAGATTGGGATACAGGTAATAAGATTTTTGGCGCACTACCTTATATTTATGGAACTTTAGTAAGTAGTGCGATCGCTATTTTATTCGCCGTCCCTGTGGGAATAGCAGTAGCCTTAGTCACGAGTGAAAACTTTTTACCTGCATCACTGCGAATCATCTTAGCATTTGTTGTGGAATTAATTGCAGCAATTCCCAGTGTAATTATTGGTTTGTGGGCAATTTTTGTTTTTATTCCAGTTTTAGAACCTCCACAAAAGTGGTTAGGCAGCACTTTGAAATGGATACCACTGTTTAATACACAAGACCCTTCTGGGACAAATATGTTAACTGCTGGAATTATTCTAGCTATCATGATTTTGCCCACAATGGCAGCAATTACTCGTGATGTCTTAATGGCTATCCCTAAAGAATTACGTAGCGCATCTATGGCTTTGGGTGGTACCCGTTGGGAAACAATTTTTCGGGTCTTGCTACCATCTGGATTTTCTGGAATGGTAAGTGCAGCAATGCTGGCTTTAGGACGTGCTTTAGGTGAAACAATGGCTGTCACTATGGTGATTGGCAACTCTGCTCAAATCAGTGCTTCTTTACTCGATCCAGCTTATACAATTCCCTCTGTTTTAGCTAATGAATTTGCCGAAGCTGAACCGGGATTGCATATTGGTGCTTTAAGCTATTTGGGATTGATTTTGTTTGGGTTGACTCTAGCTGTAAATATTGGCGCTGTGCTATTGGTGAAGTGGGTTGGCAGAAAAAATAAATAA
- the pstS gene encoding phosphate ABC transporter substrate-binding protein PstS — protein MIFSTTTLNRVVATSFLTTSVALSPLLGAIAQAETLNGAGATFPAPLYERYAREVKKKYPDLKINYQAIGSGGGIRQTIAGTVDFGGSDAAMKDDEISKVKNGVILVPTAGGAVSVVYNLPGVNELKLSRKTLPEIFSGQITNWNDAKLKADNPGVNLPNQPIKFAVRADGSGTTFIFTNHLSATSGYFKGRVGANTAPKWNLPNVLKGKGNPGVAAIVARTPGSIGYVEYAYAVKNNLKSALVQNKRGEFVAPSLESANAALSTVTFPDNYRVFVGEPAQGYPIVGLTWIMVYKQYANAAKADAIKKWINWVLKDGQQYNDDLNYTKIPSDVANRVLQTVNSTVKP, from the coding sequence ATGATTTTTTCGACCACCACCTTGAATCGTGTTGTTGCTACTTCATTTTTGACAACTTCTGTTGCACTTAGTCCATTGTTAGGTGCAATCGCACAAGCTGAAACTCTCAATGGTGCAGGAGCAACTTTTCCGGCTCCCCTTTACGAACGCTATGCTCGTGAAGTTAAGAAAAAATATCCAGACTTGAAAATTAACTATCAAGCAATTGGTAGCGGCGGCGGTATTCGTCAAACTATTGCTGGAACCGTTGACTTTGGCGGTAGTGATGCTGCAATGAAAGATGATGAAATCAGTAAAGTCAAGAACGGTGTAATCTTAGTACCTACAGCAGGTGGTGCTGTTTCTGTTGTTTACAATCTTCCGGGCGTTAATGAACTGAAATTGTCTCGCAAGACATTACCAGAAATTTTCTCAGGTCAAATTACCAATTGGAATGACGCAAAACTTAAAGCTGATAATCCAGGTGTGAATCTACCAAATCAACCAATTAAATTTGCTGTTCGCGCCGATGGTAGTGGTACGACTTTTATTTTCACTAATCACTTGAGTGCTACCAGTGGTTATTTTAAAGGTAGAGTTGGAGCTAACACGGCTCCAAAATGGAATTTACCAAATGTCCTCAAAGGTAAAGGTAATCCAGGCGTAGCTGCAATAGTAGCTCGCACTCCTGGTTCTATTGGTTATGTAGAATATGCCTACGCTGTCAAAAATAACCTGAAATCAGCCCTAGTACAAAATAAGAGAGGAGAATTCGTTGCTCCTTCTTTAGAATCTGCAAATGCTGCTTTGTCAACTGTAACTTTCCCAGACAACTACCGCGTTTTTGTAGGAGAGCCAGCACAAGGGTATCCAATTGTTGGTCTTACCTGGATTATGGTTTACAAACAGTATGCTAATGCTGCTAAAGCTGATGCGATTAAGAAATGGATTAATTGGGTATTGAAAGATGGTCAACAGTATAACGATGACCTTAACTACACCAAGATTCCATCTGATGTAGCAAATCGGGTACTTCAAACCGTGAATAGCACTGTCAAGCCTTAA
- a CDS encoding RDD family protein → MRFFNRITFQTPESVELEFTLAGIGNRALALLIDYTVLGVSLLLFVLAWTVFSTQLLNFIEYFFTNLPNLDIWLLAIFFIIAFAIYISYFVFFETLWFGQTPGKRFAKIRVVRDDGRLIGLQQATLRALLRPFDETLFIGAFLIMFGSREKRLGDLAAGTIVIQAQAPTASATLIISEQAKVLHEQLIPIADLSLLMPDDFAVIREYLQRRGAMSLKAKASLSLKLAEQVVAIIKLEKLPELVTPDVFLEAVYLAYQQPEF, encoded by the coding sequence ATGCGCTTTTTTAATCGCATCACATTCCAGACTCCAGAAAGTGTAGAGCTGGAATTTACTTTAGCGGGAATTGGTAATCGAGCTTTGGCACTGCTGATTGACTATACAGTGTTGGGTGTAAGTTTGCTTTTATTTGTCCTTGCTTGGACTGTCTTCTCGACTCAGTTGTTAAATTTTATTGAATACTTTTTCACGAATTTACCAAATTTAGACATTTGGTTGTTAGCAATTTTCTTCATTATCGCCTTTGCAATTTACATCAGCTATTTTGTATTTTTTGAAACCTTATGGTTTGGACAAACCCCCGGTAAACGGTTTGCTAAAATTCGCGTAGTTCGAGATGATGGCAGACTCATCGGGTTACAACAAGCAACACTACGTGCCTTACTGCGACCTTTTGATGAGACTTTGTTTATTGGCGCTTTCTTAATTATGTTTGGTAGTCGAGAAAAGCGCTTAGGTGATTTAGCCGCTGGCACAATTGTGATTCAAGCCCAAGCACCTACTGCATCTGCGACATTGATAATTTCAGAACAGGCAAAGGTACTTCATGAACAGTTAATCCCAATTGCTGACTTATCACTATTGATGCCAGATGATTTTGCTGTTATTCGTGAATATTTACAGCGACGTGGGGCAATGTCATTAAAAGCAAAAGCCTCACTATCTCTAAAGTTAGCCGAGCAAGTAGTAGCTATTATTAAATTAGAAAAGTTACCAGAACTTGTTACACCTGATGTTTTTTTAGAAGCTGTTTATCTGGCTTATCAACAACCGGAATTTTAG
- a CDS encoding DUF1868 domain-containing protein — MDDNYQTYLNRLARLTLPEAYRSQAQHIQESSKFQPNSGLRQATSFPGYTLITTPAAEEESQNSAFYDKLQTYQQEILQLPVDRNLIVPVPPASFHLTLADLIWDGAYLDAREKNPKFDEELPSCLAEMFQQYQQLMTNRSHPIKWQMLGLILMPRAIAVCLVPQDESCYDEIIKFRRTIYQNPKLIALGIEQHYHFTAHVTLAYFGEVSSDLDRANFSTMLSQLNEKWLFNLPDFLINRVELRKFDNMTRYYREPDWPILNF; from the coding sequence TTGGACGACAACTATCAAACTTACTTAAATCGGTTAGCACGACTGACGCTGCCAGAAGCCTACAGATCCCAAGCCCAGCATATTCAGGAATCTTCTAAATTTCAGCCAAATTCTGGGTTGAGACAAGCAACATCTTTCCCTGGCTATACGCTAATTACCACACCTGCGGCAGAGGAAGAATCACAAAATTCTGCTTTCTATGACAAATTACAGACTTATCAACAGGAAATTTTACAGTTACCTGTAGACCGTAATTTGATTGTACCTGTACCTCCTGCTAGCTTCCATTTGACTTTAGCGGATTTAATTTGGGACGGTGCTTACCTTGATGCCCGCGAAAAAAATCCCAAATTTGACGAGGAGTTACCCTCTTGTTTAGCCGAAATGTTTCAGCAATATCAACAATTGATGACAAATAGGAGTCATCCGATTAAATGGCAAATGCTGGGACTGATACTAATGCCAAGAGCTATAGCTGTTTGTCTAGTACCTCAAGATGAAAGCTGCTATGACGAAATTATTAAATTTCGCCGAACAATTTATCAAAATCCTAAGTTAATTGCCTTGGGTATTGAGCAGCATTATCATTTCACAGCCCATGTTACATTAGCCTATTTTGGGGAGGTTTCATCTGACTTAGACCGCGCAAACTTCAGTACAATGCTTTCTCAATTAAATGAAAAATGGCTGTTTAATTTGCCAGATTTTTTGATCAATCGCGTCGAATTGCGAAAGTTTGACAACATGACACGCTATTATCGTGAACCAGACTGGCCGATTTTAAATTTTTAA
- the holA gene encoding DNA polymerase III subunit delta: protein MPIYVYWGEDDFAMEKAIALLRDRVLDPDWISFNYTSFTPDQADAAIQGLNQVMTPTFGAGGRLVWLINTTLCQHCPENVLGELGRSLPVIPENSFLLLTSRNKPDERLKSTKLLKQFATEFREFPLIPPWKTELLVQSVTQAAQTVGVKLTANTAQLLAESVGNDTRLLYNELEKLRLYAQGSNKPLDVDTVTKLVRNTTQNSLQLAAAIRTGDTAKALTTLADLINASEPGLRIVATLIGQFRTWLWVKIMIEGGERNQQAIAIAADIGNPKRIYFLQQEIRLLSVQQLISCLPLLLELEVSLKQGASEMSTLQTKVIELCQVCRGT from the coding sequence ATGCCAATCTATGTTTACTGGGGTGAGGATGATTTTGCTATGGAAAAGGCGATCGCACTTTTGCGCGATCGCGTCCTCGATCCCGACTGGATAAGTTTTAATTACACTTCATTCACCCCCGATCAAGCTGATGCCGCTATTCAGGGGTTAAATCAGGTGATGACACCGACTTTTGGCGCTGGTGGGCGCTTGGTATGGCTGATAAATACTACTTTGTGTCAGCACTGTCCAGAGAATGTATTAGGGGAACTGGGGCGATCGCTACCTGTCATTCCCGAAAACTCATTTTTATTACTTACCAGCCGTAACAAGCCAGATGAACGTCTCAAATCCACGAAATTGCTAAAACAGTTTGCCACCGAATTCCGAGAATTTCCCCTCATTCCCCCTTGGAAAACAGAATTATTGGTGCAATCTGTAACTCAAGCAGCCCAAACTGTGGGCGTAAAACTGACTGCCAATACTGCCCAGTTATTGGCAGAATCCGTAGGAAATGATACGCGATTACTTTATAATGAGTTAGAGAAATTGCGGTTATACGCCCAAGGTAGCAACAAGCCTTTAGATGTAGATACTGTTACTAAGTTAGTAAGAAATACTACTCAAAATAGTTTACAATTAGCAGCAGCAATCAGAACAGGAGATACAGCGAAAGCTTTGACAACCTTGGCAGATTTGATCAATGCTTCCGAGCCGGGATTACGGATAGTTGCCACATTGATTGGACAATTTCGTACCTGGCTCTGGGTCAAGATTATGATAGAAGGTGGTGAGCGCAATCAACAAGCGATCGCTATTGCCGCTGATATCGGTAATCCCAAGCGGATCTACTTCTTACAGCAAGAAATCAGGCTCCTTTCTGTGCAACAGTTAATCTCCTGTTTACCTCTACTATTGGAGTTAGAAGTGAGCCTCAAGCAAGGAGCATCAGAAATGTCAACACTTCAGACTAAAGTCATCGAACTTTGTCAAGTATGCCGAGGAACTTGA
- a CDS encoding DUF4168 domain-containing protein translates to MNKISDFFSRTSRKRVLCQSFFFGAIATMGVISNTFSLGSKAYGQTPAPIANNTQINSYAQAVLAMEPARQNAFEEIKKLIGNGEIPKIVCNDSNSINGLPRKAQDIAVNYCNRSQKIVQDNGLSIDQFNKITIELQNNDILKQQVYNTLLRLQKSPDSP, encoded by the coding sequence ATGAACAAAATTTCTGATTTCTTTTCTCGAACTAGCCGAAAGCGAGTCCTTTGCCAATCATTCTTTTTCGGCGCGATCGCTACTATGGGCGTGATTTCTAACACTTTTTCATTGGGTTCAAAAGCTTATGGTCAAACTCCAGCACCAATAGCTAATAATACTCAAATTAATAGCTACGCTCAAGCCGTGTTAGCAATGGAACCAGCCCGTCAAAATGCCTTTGAAGAAATTAAAAAACTTATTGGCAATGGCGAAATCCCCAAAATTGTTTGTAACGATTCTAATAGCATAAATGGTCTTCCTAGAAAGGCCCAAGATATCGCAGTGAATTACTGTAATCGCTCGCAAAAAATTGTTCAAGATAATGGGTTGAGTATCGATCAGTTCAACAAAATCACTATAGAATTACAAAATAACGATATTTTAAAACAGCAGGTTTACAATACTTTATTACGGCTACAAAAAAGTCCTGATTCTCCTTAG
- a CDS encoding LuxR C-terminal-related transcriptional regulator, translated as MIALRKTIVQTVVEAQQLDSINLHESKRADFLQEVIEGLEDGILILSQMGEVVHANASANRLCCQFNQGNFKQNFVPSAIWHLCEFLLSSRYLFSDKLLILSDEIVLDKSNIFRIRVRLLNLDGFELPCLLVTIENQYESVKNVALTEVKKFDLTPREAEIWFLYRSNYSYKEIATKLYITINTVKKHMKNIHTKRQANLSYN; from the coding sequence ATGATCGCCCTCAGAAAGACAATAGTACAAACGGTAGTTGAAGCACAACAGCTAGATAGTATTAACTTACATGAATCGAAGCGAGCTGATTTTTTACAAGAAGTAATTGAAGGCTTAGAAGACGGAATATTAATTTTAAGCCAAATGGGTGAAGTAGTTCATGCTAATGCATCTGCTAATCGCCTTTGTTGTCAATTTAATCAAGGTAATTTCAAGCAGAATTTTGTCCCCTCAGCCATCTGGCATCTTTGTGAATTTTTGCTGAGTAGTCGGTATTTGTTTTCTGATAAACTTCTGATTCTCTCGGATGAAATTGTGCTTGATAAGTCAAATATTTTTCGGATTAGGGTGAGGCTACTAAATTTAGATGGGTTTGAATTACCTTGCTTATTAGTGACTATAGAAAACCAATATGAGTCTGTGAAAAATGTAGCACTCACTGAAGTTAAAAAGTTTGATCTCACGCCGCGAGAAGCTGAAATCTGGTTTCTCTATAGAAGTAATTATAGCTACAAAGAAATTGCTACTAAGCTTTACATCACCATAAATACTGTAAAGAAGCACATGAAAAATATTCATACCAAACGACAAGCAAACCTATCTTATAATTGA